A genomic stretch from Flavobacterium nitratireducens includes:
- a CDS encoding response regulator gives MQKDFIIITLADDDEDDRMFFTDAFEELKINTVVNTVNDGVALMDFLNHPETVLPNIIFLDLNMPLKSGIECLKEIKANPKFKDIVIAIYSTSSSEEDIENTFVLGANIYIKKPNNFGKLKEVLSEVVTINWQYITSGLDKDNFLLRM, from the coding sequence ATGCAAAAAGATTTCATCATAATTACACTTGCTGATGACGACGAAGACGACAGAATGTTCTTTACAGACGCCTTCGAAGAATTAAAAATCAACACGGTTGTTAATACAGTAAATGACGGAGTTGCACTAATGGACTTTCTAAACCATCCTGAGACGGTTTTACCTAACATTATTTTCTTAGACTTAAATATGCCTTTAAAATCAGGTATCGAATGTTTAAAAGAAATCAAAGCCAATCCCAAATTTAAAGATATTGTTATTGCCATCTATTCGACATCATCTTCCGAAGAGGACATCGAAAACACTTTTGTTTTGGGAGCCAATATTTACATTAAGAAACCCAATAATTTTGGCAAACTAAAAGAAGTTTTATCCGAAGTAGTTACCATAAACTGGCAATATATTACTTCGGGATTAGATAAAGACAATTTTTTATTACGCATGTAA
- a CDS encoding sensor histidine kinase, translating into MFKPKFLDSISFIRALFLVAFFILIFLASVTYRHIKELDKISDSISNTYEISLELGNLISYIKDAETGHRGYIITKDSLYLEPFINARKNVNQSFQNLNIIIEKNPKKQEELNRIYDLVDKRFSYFKNRFIDKTEFNNDFREGKLVMDSLRIELNNMLSEENKLLDSKGKLYKYNNSNTPLIVFSTFLISILILGLGYLRIIKNYKDLINQNIQLKIFDESSKQAEILGKYGSWLLNIEDKTFNYSDNQFRLLGCLPTSYNPTFENLLEYIHPEDKELLNQAFNQVEKTELLPLIHYRIIKKDTQEIRHFRTTAKIFTDHLGNKKMIGTTQDITDDYHKTELIELRNKELEQNNKELMEFNHVASHDLQEPLRKIQTFISRIEDKEKASLSTSAQNYFERIQEASNRMRILIDDLLQYSRTSRSEKIFENTDLNTIASNATSELSENIMEKKAQINFEKLHKVQGIPFQLEQLFINLIGNSLKYAKEEVAPIITITTKKVKASKTPKLNDSSKKEYIKIVFKDNGLGFEQIYADKIFLLFNRLHGKKDYPGTGVGLAICKKIVENHKGQIFAKGKPNEGAVFEVYLPA; encoded by the coding sequence ATGTTCAAACCTAAGTTTTTAGATTCGATAAGCTTTATTAGAGCATTATTTTTAGTCGCCTTTTTTATTTTAATTTTTTTAGCATCTGTCACTTATAGACACATTAAAGAATTAGATAAAATAAGTGACTCCATCTCTAATACTTATGAAATTTCTTTAGAATTAGGCAATCTTATCTCTTATATTAAAGATGCCGAAACAGGCCATCGTGGTTATATCATCACTAAAGATTCGCTTTACTTAGAACCGTTTATCAATGCCAGAAAAAACGTAAATCAGTCCTTCCAAAACCTAAACATCATAATAGAAAAAAATCCTAAAAAGCAGGAAGAACTCAATCGAATTTACGATTTAGTAGACAAACGTTTTTCGTATTTTAAAAATCGTTTTATTGATAAAACCGAATTCAATAACGATTTTAGAGAAGGCAAGTTAGTAATGGATTCGTTGAGAATTGAACTCAATAACATGCTCAGCGAAGAAAACAAATTACTTGATTCTAAAGGCAAACTTTATAAATACAATAACTCCAATACGCCTTTGATTGTGTTTTCGACCTTCTTGATTTCGATTCTAATTTTAGGTTTAGGTTATTTACGAATTATAAAAAACTACAAAGACTTAATTAACCAAAATATCCAACTAAAGATATTTGATGAATCTAGTAAACAAGCCGAAATCCTTGGTAAATACGGCAGTTGGCTACTAAATATTGAAGACAAAACCTTTAATTATTCGGATAATCAATTTCGATTATTAGGCTGTTTACCTACGTCTTACAATCCTACTTTTGAAAACCTGTTAGAGTACATTCACCCGGAAGATAAAGAATTACTTAATCAGGCTTTTAACCAAGTAGAAAAAACGGAGTTACTACCTTTAATTCATTATCGTATCATCAAAAAAGACACACAAGAAATACGTCATTTTAGAACGACTGCAAAAATTTTTACCGATCATTTAGGCAATAAAAAAATGATTGGAACCACACAAGACATTACCGATGATTACCACAAAACAGAATTAATCGAACTTAGAAATAAAGAATTAGAGCAAAACAACAAAGAGCTAATGGAGTTTAACCATGTGGCTAGTCATGACTTGCAGGAACCACTTAGAAAAATTCAAACTTTCATTTCTAGAATTGAAGACAAAGAAAAAGCGTCACTTTCTACCAGTGCCCAAAATTACTTTGAAAGAATACAAGAAGCATCTAACAGAATGCGTATTCTAATTGACGATTTATTGCAATACTCTAGAACGAGTCGTTCCGAAAAAATATTTGAAAACACTGATTTGAACACTATTGCCTCAAATGCAACAAGTGAACTATCGGAAAACATCATGGAGAAAAAGGCACAAATAAACTTTGAAAAATTACATAAAGTTCAAGGGATTCCATTTCAGTTGGAACAATTGTTTATCAACCTCATTGGGAATTCCTTAAAATATGCTAAAGAGGAAGTAGCCCCAATAATTACAATTACTACCAAAAAAGTTAAAGCTTCTAAAACACCTAAACTAAATGATAGCTCTAAAAAAGAATACATCAAAATTGTTTTTAAAGACAATGGTTTGGGCTTTGAACAAATATATGCCGATAAAATATTTTTACTTTTCAATAGACTACATGGCAAAAAAGACTATCCAGGTACTGGTGTAGGACTTGCAATATGTAAAAAAATTGTAGAGAATCATAAAGGACAAATTTTCGCGAAAGGAAAGCCAAACGAAGGAGCAGTTTTTGAAGTCTATTTGCCTGCTTAA